Proteins encoded by one window of Musa acuminata AAA Group cultivar baxijiao chromosome BXJ2-9, Cavendish_Baxijiao_AAA, whole genome shotgun sequence:
- the LOC135622102 gene encoding F-box protein At2g05970-like produces MHSPDWTSLPPDLLAMISEEFPIPHRARIRATCKNWHSAMVPVISPSPWLFVPDEDGEHHNSTFFSLPDNCSFTNPPLPELCGMTCFGSHAGWFVIADRKRKVSLLNPLTGNHISLPSHVAQWIVNRVDVQEFKPERIGKIVFSENPTVHNYVAVAIYRFREWELTYTKSGDDKWNLLETAFTENDPFYQDIVHHDGKFYCATHEGAVIALDLSGVSPTVTMVSQRSALASIIPVRTYYIYLAWSSTGELFLVLKLAIHFLFPYDLRKLEDVIVLRLQYSDDQPCWDVVKDLGNMSLLVGNSNSISISTEDLPGMRGNCIYLTELYSKTHSEGMLLFRKARMFDMKKGRWYCLYSSTNFLPNTTKIPVFFKAPFWFTPSLL; encoded by the coding sequence ATGCACAGCCCCGATTGGACGTCGCTCCCACCGGATCTCCTCGCAATGATCAGCGAAGAGTTTCCCATCCCACATCGTGCTCGCATCCGTGCCACATGCAAGAATTGGCATTCTGCAATGGTTCCCGTGATCAGCCCGTCCCCGTGGCTTTTCGTACCCGACGAGGACGGTGAGCACCACAATTCCACCTTTTTTTCTCTCCCCGACAACTGCTCCTTCACCAATCCCCCTCTCCCCGAGCTCTGCGGTATGACGTGTTTCGGCTCCCACGCCGGTTGGTTTGTGATTGCCGATAGGAAGCGAAAGGTCAGCCTCCTAAATCCGCTTACGGGGAATCATATCAGCCTCCCTTCCCACGTCGCTCAATGGATCGTCAACCGAGTTGACGTCCAAGAATTCAAACCTGAGCGCATTGGAAAGATTGTCTTCTCTGAAAACCCTACTGTCCATAACTATGTTGCCGTGGCTATCTACAGATTTAGAGAGTGGGAGCTCACCTACACGAAGTCGGGCGATGACAAGTGGAATCTTCTTGAAACGGCATTTACCGAGAACGATCCTTTCTACCAGGACATCGTGCATCATGATGGCAAATTCTACTGTGCAACGCACGAAGGTGCAGTCATAGCTTTAGACCTAAGTGGAGTTAGCCCCACTGTGACTATGGTTTCCCAGAGATCAGCACTTGCTAGTATCATCCCCGTGCGTACTTACTATATATACTTAGCATGGTCGAGCACAGGGGAGCTGTTCCTGGTTTTGAAGCTTGCAATCCACTTTCTATTTCCATATGATCTGCGAAAATTAGAGGATGTCATCGTTCTCAGGTTGCAATATTCCGATGACCAGCCTTGTTGGGATGTTGTGAAGGACTTGGGGAATATGTCTCTTTTGGTGGGCAACAGCAATTCTATTTCGATTTCTACCGAAGATTTACCAGGAATGCGAGGAAATTGTATCTATCTTACAGAGCTCTACTCGAAGACGCATTCTGAAGGGATGCTACTTTTTCGTAAAGCTAGAATGTTTGATATGAAAAAGGGAAGGTGGTACTGCTTATATTCATCGACAAATTTTCTGCCAAACACCACGAAAATTCCCGTGTTCTTCAAGGCACCCTTCTGGTTCACACCCTCACTGCTGTAA
- the LOC135623699 gene encoding DNA replication licensing factor MCM2-like, producing MDNSDNPPSTPGSPASAGFSTDRLPHNTSRTTDSYSDDDEAAVDPHVFVDDDGGDGDGNKEDEEGEDLYNDNYMEDYRRMDDQDRYETVGMDDSMEDERDLDQIMADRRAAEVELDVRDGRNGGILDRKLPQMLYDQDMDDDINFRRPKRFRADFRPPAGGRSEDDTEGSTQSSPGRFQRGHSRDDVPVTDQTDDDQYEDEYDGEDDIMCHVQGTLREWVTRDEVRRFIAKKFKDFLLTYVNPKNEHGDIEYVRLINEMVLANKCSLEIDYKQFIYTEANIAIWLADAPQSVLEVMEEVAKNVVFDMHKNYKNIHQKIFVRITNLPVYDQIRNIRQIHLNTMIRIGGVVTRRSGVFPQLQQVKYDCNKCGAILGPFFQNSYSEVKVGSCPECQSKGPFTINVEQTIYRNYQKLTLQESPGIVPAGRLPRYKEVILLNDLIDCARPGEEIEVTGIYTNNFDLSLNTKNGFPVFATVVEANYVTKKQDLFSAYKLTDEDKAEIEKLAKDPRIGERIVKSIAPSIYGHEDIKMAIALAMFGGQEKIVQGKHRLRGDINVLLLGDPGTAKSQFLKYVEKTGHRAVYTTGKGASAVGLTAAVHKDPVTREWTLEGGALVLADRGVCLIDEFDKMNDQDRVSIHEAMEQQSISISKAGIVTSLQARCSIIAAANPVGGRYDSSKTFTQNVELTDPIISRFDILCVVKDIVDPVTDEMLARFVVDSHAKSQPKGATLEDQPASNSQDELASSRPVDPEILSQDMLKKYITYAKLNVFPKLHDADLDKFKHVYADIRRESSHGQGIRIAVRHIESMIRMSEAHARMHLRNYVCQEDEDMAIRVLLDSFISSQKFGVQKALQKSYRKYMTFKKDFNELLLHLLRILVKDALHFEEIVSGTTARLTHIEVKVEELRNKAQEYEIYDLKPFFSSAHFTSSNFILDESRGVIKHPLAR from the exons ATG GATAACTCGGATAACCCACCGTCGACCCCCGGATCGCCGGCCTCGGCGGGGTTCAGCACTGATCGGCTGCCTCATAACACGAGCCGCACAACCGATTCCTACTCTGACGATGACGAGGCCGCCGTCGACCCTCATGTCTTTGTGGACGACGACGGTGGCGACGGCGATGGTAACAAGGAGGACGAGGAAGGCGAGGATCTGTACAATGACAACTACATGGA AGATTACCGTCGGATGGATGATCAAGACCGGTATGAGACGGTGGGGATGGACGACTCCATGGAGGATGAGAGGGATCTGGACCAAATCATGGCCGACAGAAGGGCGGCAGAGGTGGAACTTGATGTGAGGGATGGCCGCAATGGTGGCATCCTTGACCGGAAATTGCCCCAGATGCTTTACGATCAAG ACATGGATGATGATATCAACTTTAGACGTCCAAAAAGATTCAGGGCTGATTTTAGGCCACCAGCTGGTGGACGAAGTGAAGATGACACTGAGGGTTCAACACAAAGCTCACCAGGAAGGTTCCAACGAGGACACTCAAGAGACGATGTGCCAGTCACTGATCAAACGGATGATGACCAATATGAG GATGAGTATGATGGTGAAGATGATATTATGTGTCATGTCCAAGGAACTCTAAGGGAATGGGTCACAAGAGATGAAGTTCGTCGGTTTATCGCAAAGAAATTTAAAGATTTTCTTCTTACTTATGTGAATCCTAAGAATGAACATGGAGACATTGAATATGTTCGACTGATTAATGAGATGGTTTTAG CTAACAAGTGCAGTCTGGAGATAGActacaagcaattcatctacactGAGGCAAATATTGCTATATGGTTGGCTGATGCACCACAGTCAGTGCTTGAAGTTATGGAAGAAGTTGCCAAGAATGTTGTCTTTGATATGCACAAGAACTACAAAAACATTCATCAGAAAATTTTTGTCCGTATAACTAATCTGCCAGTATATGATCAGATACGTAACATTAG GCAGATTCATCTGAACACAATGATTCGTATAGGAGGTGTTGTTACTCGGCGATCTGGAGTTTTTCCTCAGTTACAACAGGTAAAATATGATTGCAACAAATGCGGGGCTATTCTTGGCCCTTTCTTTCAGAACTCATATTCAGAAGTTAAAGTGGGCTCATGTCCTGAATGCCAATCAAAAGGACCATTCACTATCAATGTTGAACAG ACAATATACAGGAATTATCAGAAACTTACCCTTCAGGAAAGTCCTGGAATTGTGCCTGCTGGTAGACTTCCAAGATACAAGGAAGTGATACTTTTAAATGATTTGATTGACTGTGCTCGTCCTGGAGAAGAAATT GAGGTTACAGGCATATATACAAACAATTTTGACTTATCTTTGAATACTAAGAATGGGTTTCCTGTATTTGCCACCGTGGTTGAAGCAAACTATGTTACCAAAAAGCAAGACCTTTTCTCTGCCTACAAACTCACAGACGAGGACAAAGCAGAGATTGAGAAGCTGGCCAAGGATCCAAGGATTGGAGAAAGG ATCGTCAAATCTATTGCACCATCGATTTATGGTCATGAAGATATTAAGATGGCTATTGCACTTGCGATGTTTGGAGGACAAGAAAAGATTGTCCAAGGAAAACATCGGTTAAGGGGTGATATAAATGTACTCCTACTGGGTGATCCAGGAACTGCAAAATCCCAATTCCTTAA GTATGTTGAAAAGACAGGCCATAGAGCTGTTTACACAACAGGTAAAGGAGCTTCTGCAGTTGGACTTACTGCAGCAGTTCACAAAGACCCAGTAACAAGGGAATGGACCCTTGAAGGAGGTGCTCTTGTCCTGGCTGATAGAGGAGTTTGCTTAATAGATGAgtttgacaaaatgaatgatcAGGACAG AGTGAGTATTCATGAGGCCATGGAACAACAGAGCATTAGTATATCAAAGGCTGGAATTGTTACATCACTCCAGGCCAGGTGCAGCATCATCGCTGCAGCAAATCCAGTAGGAGGAAG ATATGACTCATCGAAGACTTTTACCCAAAATGTAGAGCTGACTGATCCTATCATATCACGATTTGATATCCTTTGCGTTGTTAAG GATATTGTTGATCCTGTCACTGATGAAATGCTTGCAAGATTTGTCGTGGACAGCCATGCCAAATCACAGCCAAAGGGTGCTACTCTTGAAGATCAGCCTGCAAGCAATTCTCAAGATGAACTTGCCTCTTCCAGACCAGTTGACCCGGAG ATTCTTTCTCAAGACATGCTCAAGAAGTACATAACATATGCTAAACTGAATGTCTTCCCTAAGTTGCATGATGCTGATTTAGACAAATTCAAACATGTCTATGCTGACATACGTCGAGAATCATCT CATGGTCAAGGAATTCGAATAGCAGTGAGGCACATTGAGTCGATGATTCGAATGTCAGAAGCACATGCGAGAATGCACTTGCGTAACTATGTTTGCCAAGAAGATGAGGACATGGCAATACGCGTCCTGCTTGATTCTTTTATCTCCAGCCAGAAATTTGGTGTGCAAAAGGCTTTACAAAAG AGTTATAGGAAATACATGACATTCAAGAAGGATTTCAATGAATTGCTCTTGCATCTTCTGCGTATACTTGTGAAGGATGCATTGCACTTTGAAGAAATTGTATCTGGGACAACCGCTCGTCTCACACACATCGAGGTGAAGGTGGAAGAGCTAAGAAACAAG GCCCAGGAATACGAAATCtatgatctgaagccattcttcTCCAGTGCACATTTCACAAGTAGCAATTTCATTTTGGACGAAAGTCGAGGGGTGATCAAACATCCATTGGCAAGATGA